The following proteins are encoded in a genomic region of Numenius arquata chromosome 28, bNumArq3.hap1.1, whole genome shotgun sequence:
- the LOC141476183 gene encoding C-type lectin domain family 2 member B-like — translation MGERNGFFSRNGNVEEPLSPPEGGASPHPEVPGAAGRRIHGRVLGKWHRLHPVWVLVLVALVLALAAAVAVLSAGRHGGDPAVPVAPVLACPDGWVGYRNVCYYLSKDQGSWEWSQEQCSSRGASLAVLRREWEMEFLLRLKGNIDYWIGLRRRGEHLEWVDGSSFNQTIPVVGKEPCLFLNDHDLLSARCLQTRPYLCSKPMLQ, via the exons atgggggagaggaacGGTTTCTTCTCCAGGAATGGGAACGTGGAGGAGCCCCTGAGTCCCCCTGAGGGAGGAGCGTCCCCCCACCCAGaggtgcctggggctgcaggcagaAGGATTCACGGAAGAGTCCTGG GCAAGTGGCACAGGCTCCATCCAGTGTGGGTCCTGGTGCTGGTGGCTCTGGTCCTGGCTCTGGCCGCGGCTGTTGCTGTACtctcag caggaAGACATGGAGGGGATCCAGCTGTGCCTGTGGCTCCGGTGCTGGCGTGTCCTGATGGCTGGGTCGGGTACCGCAATGTCTGCTACTACCTCTCGAAGGACCAGGGGAGCTGggagtggagccaggagcagtgctccTCCCGTGGGGCCTCGCTGGCCGTGCTCAGGAGGGaatgggaaatg GAGTTTCTCTTACGCCTGAAGGGCAACATCGATTACTGGATTGGGCTGCGGAGACGGGGCGAGCACCTGGAGTGGGTGGACGGCAGCAGCTTCAACCAGAC GATTCCAGTGGTGGGCAAAGAACCTTGTCTGTTCCTGAATGACCACGATCTCCTGAGTGCCCGCTGCTTGCAGACACGGCCTTATCTCTGCAGCAAACCTATGCTCCAGTGA